TTCTCCACTTCTGAATCTATCTGAAAGCTATTTTTCATATCACTCCTATAACAACTAAAAATTTATCATCAAAAAATAAAACATAAATGATAAAAGTAAAAATAAAATTACTATAATGATAAAAGTAAAAATAAAATTACTATCCGTAAAGAAGAAGAAAATTTCTCTCCTTACCACCACTCACTGCCGATGGTTTTATTTCTATTTTGCTAAACAAGATTTCAGTATGCTTAATTTCAAGCTTAACCTTACTAAGCCTTCCCTTATAGGCCATAATCAAGCCCCCGTTCTTTAAAATCAATCTTAAAATATTTGCATATTCTCTTATATCTCTGAAAGCCCTCATTGTAATGAATTCATACTTATTTTTCTCGTTGTTAACATCGTGCTCTAAAATTTCCACATTGTCTAATCTAAGTTCCAACTTCATCATCCTCAAAAAAGTAGCCTTTTTATTACTACGCTCAAGAAGAAAATATTTTCTAGAACTATCAAAAAGCGCTAAAACAATCCCTGGAAATCCTGCCCCACTGCCAACATCAAGTACCTGATGAGGGTTACTATCCATAATAATAGGAAGCCCAGACACAGAATCGAGCGCATGCAAAAGTATTGCATTAAAATTTTTATCATTATTTGATACTAAATTAAACCTAGTACCAAATAACAAAATTCGCTCTATATAAAACTTTAACTTATCGATGCTTTCTGAAGTAAAAGACATTCCTAAATTCTTTAAAGCAAGTTCAGAATAATTCATCATAAAGCCAAATCAAGTATTACCTTATTTTTAGGACTTGAAAAATATATCAGTAAAACTTGAATATCCGTATTTCTCACACCAGAAATTCTGCTTGCCTGAGCAAGATTCGCCGGCTGGATTTTAACAAACTTTTCCCTAGCCTCTCTTGATAGACCATCAATTTCATAATCAAAATTAAGAGGTAATTTAATAAGTTCAAGATTATTCATTTTCCTAATCAAATCTCTCTGCCTATTAATATATCCCTCATACTTAATATCCA
The sequence above is drawn from the Candidatus Borreliella tachyglossi genome and encodes:
- the rsmG gene encoding 16S rRNA (guanine(527)-N(7))-methyltransferase RsmG; protein product: MMNYSELALKNLGMSFTSESIDKLKFYIERILLFGTRFNLVSNNDKNFNAILLHALDSVSGLPIIMDSNPHQVLDVGSGAGFPGIVLALFDSSRKYFLLERSNKKATFLRMMKLELRLDNVEILEHDVNNEKNKYEFITMRAFRDIREYANILRLILKNGGLIMAYKGRLSKVKLEIKHTEILFSKIEIKPSAVSGGKERNFLLLYG